The following are from one region of the Hymenobacter radiodurans genome:
- a CDS encoding YceI family protein — translation MKNLTWWSLLIVMLCMAPDTWAQKYMTRTGTVTFYSTSIIEDIEARTEQVSAVVDVQSSQLAFAIPIKSFQFKRTLMQEHFNENYMESERFPKATFSGRVVDLHPDALFKGGSQRVNVEGDLTIHGVTKRITVPGALEMSRGTLLVHAYFNVSPADYGIEVPLLVRENIAKTVGIRVSLSCDPVSQLTLSK, via the coding sequence ATGAAGAACCTCACCTGGTGGTCTTTGTTGATCGTCATGCTTTGCATGGCGCCCGACACCTGGGCCCAAAAATACATGACCCGCACGGGTACAGTTACCTTTTACTCGACTAGTATCATTGAAGACATTGAGGCCCGTACCGAACAGGTATCGGCCGTGGTAGATGTGCAGAGCAGCCAGTTGGCCTTCGCCATCCCCATCAAGTCCTTCCAGTTTAAGCGCACGCTGATGCAGGAGCACTTCAATGAGAACTATATGGAGTCGGAGCGCTTTCCCAAAGCGACCTTTTCGGGCCGGGTAGTTGATTTACACCCCGACGCCCTGTTCAAAGGCGGCTCGCAACGCGTGAACGTGGAGGGCGACCTCACGATTCATGGGGTGACGAAACGCATTACCGTGCCGGGTGCCCTGGAGATGTCGCGCGGCACCCTCCTTGTGCACGCCTACTTCAACGTGTCTCCCGCCGATTATGGCATTGAGGTGCCCTTGCTGGTCCGCGAGAACATTGCCAAGACGGTCGGCATCCGCGTGTCATTATCCTGCGACCCCGTTTCGCAGCTGACTTTATCCAAATAA
- a CDS encoding c-type cytochrome — protein sequence MLLLLTTSCAYDSVEKLATDPQPCTPPDLVTYTQHISPLLTKNCRTCHNAAILTGGVNLEDFAEIKRRADTGQLVGVVSHAPGYAQMPKDGAKLSDCDIALLKAWVTAGAPNN from the coding sequence TTGCTTCTTCTATTAACGACTAGTTGTGCCTACGACAGCGTGGAGAAGCTAGCCACCGACCCGCAGCCCTGCACGCCGCCGGACTTGGTAACGTATACACAGCATATTTCCCCGCTCCTAACCAAGAACTGTCGCACGTGCCACAACGCAGCCATCCTGACGGGAGGAGTGAACCTGGAAGATTTTGCGGAAATCAAACGACGGGCTGATACAGGCCAGCTAGTAGGGGTGGTGAGTCACGCGCCGGGCTATGCCCAAATGCCAAAAGATGGGGCCAAGCTCTCCGACTGTGATATCGCACTCCTCAAAGCATGGGTAACGGCCGGAGCTCCGAATAATTAA
- the katG gene encoding catalase/peroxidase HPI, with product MDDSQHAHPTGDSILEEVNGPAAAQCPFSSGALQRSAGGGRTNREWWPNQLKLNILRQHASISNPLGGNFNYAEEFKKLDLAAVKQDLYALMTDSQEWWPADYGHYGPLFIRLAWHSAGTYRIGDGRGGSGSGAQRFAPLNSWPDNANLDKARLLLWPIKQKYGQQISWGDLMVLVGNCALESMGFKTFGFAGGREDVWEPEQDIYWGSEAEWLGDERYTGNRQLENPLAAVQMGLVYVNPEGPNGNPDPALSARDIRETFGRMAMNDEETVALIAGGHTFGKTHGAADPGKYVGMEPAGASMEEMSLGWRNSYGTGNGADTITSGLEGAWTSTPAQWSNDYFDNLFGYEWELTKSPAGAHQWRPVNGGGAGTIPDAHDPAKKHAPFMLTTDIALRADPAYEVISRRFHENPDQFADAFARAWFKLTHRDMGPIERYLGPEVPTEELIWQDPVPAVTHPLIDDQDAATLKGRILASGLSVSELVSTAWASAFTYRDSDKRGGTNGGRVRLAPQKDWEVNNPAQLARVLQVLEGVQREFNEAQTDGKQVSIADLIVLGGNAGIEEAARNAGREVAVTFAPGRTDASQEQTDVASFRALEPAADGFRNYLKSHHKASAEEMLVDKAQLLTLTAPELTVLFGGLRAININFDQSQHGVFTDRPGALTNDYFINLLDMGTTWKSTSDAQTTFEGRDRKTGVVKWTGTRVDLIFGSNSELRALAEVYGYANAREKFVRDFVAVWTKLMNLGRFDLA from the coding sequence ATGGACGACAGTCAGCATGCACACCCTACGGGTGACTCAATTCTCGAAGAGGTAAACGGACCAGCGGCAGCGCAGTGCCCCTTCAGCAGTGGCGCACTGCAACGCAGCGCCGGCGGAGGCCGCACCAACCGCGAGTGGTGGCCCAACCAACTCAAGCTCAATATTCTACGTCAGCACGCCAGCATTTCCAACCCGTTGGGGGGCAATTTCAACTACGCCGAGGAGTTCAAGAAGCTCGACTTGGCGGCTGTGAAGCAGGACCTTTATGCCCTCATGACGGATTCGCAAGAGTGGTGGCCGGCCGATTATGGACACTACGGCCCGCTGTTCATCCGACTGGCTTGGCACAGCGCCGGCACGTACCGCATCGGCGACGGGCGGGGAGGCTCGGGCTCCGGCGCTCAGCGCTTTGCGCCCCTCAATAGCTGGCCCGATAACGCCAACCTTGATAAGGCCCGCCTGCTGCTGTGGCCCATCAAACAGAAATATGGCCAGCAAATCTCATGGGGCGACCTGATGGTACTCGTCGGCAACTGCGCCCTGGAGTCAATGGGATTCAAAACATTCGGCTTTGCGGGTGGCCGCGAAGATGTGTGGGAGCCCGAGCAAGACATTTACTGGGGCTCAGAAGCCGAGTGGCTGGGCGATGAGCGCTACACTGGCAACCGACAGCTGGAAAACCCACTTGCCGCCGTGCAAATGGGCTTGGTGTACGTGAATCCGGAAGGCCCAAATGGCAACCCCGACCCGGCCCTGTCCGCTCGCGATATCCGCGAAACCTTTGGCCGCATGGCCATGAACGACGAAGAAACGGTGGCCCTGATTGCCGGCGGCCACACCTTCGGCAAAACCCACGGCGCCGCTGATCCCGGCAAGTATGTGGGCATGGAACCCGCTGGAGCCAGCATGGAAGAAATGAGCTTGGGCTGGCGCAACAGCTACGGTACCGGCAACGGCGCCGACACTATTACTAGTGGTCTCGAAGGCGCCTGGACCAGCACACCCGCCCAGTGGAGCAATGACTACTTCGATAATCTGTTTGGCTATGAATGGGAGCTGACCAAGAGCCCCGCTGGGGCACACCAGTGGCGGCCCGTGAATGGTGGCGGCGCCGGTACTATTCCAGATGCCCACGACCCAGCCAAAAAGCACGCGCCCTTCATGCTCACCACTGACATCGCCCTGCGGGCAGATCCAGCGTATGAAGTCATTTCCCGGCGCTTCCACGAAAACCCCGACCAGTTTGCCGATGCTTTCGCCCGTGCCTGGTTCAAACTGACTCACCGCGATATGGGCCCGATTGAGCGCTACCTCGGTCCGGAAGTGCCCACGGAAGAGTTAATCTGGCAGGACCCGGTGCCGGCCGTCACCCATCCATTGATTGATGACCAAGACGCTGCTACCCTGAAAGGCAGAATCTTGGCGTCTGGCCTGTCGGTATCCGAATTGGTGTCTACCGCCTGGGCATCAGCCTTTACCTACCGCGACTCTGATAAGCGTGGGGGCACCAATGGCGGCCGTGTTCGCCTAGCCCCCCAGAAAGATTGGGAAGTAAATAACCCCGCTCAGTTGGCTCGGGTACTGCAAGTGCTGGAGGGCGTGCAGCGCGAGTTTAACGAAGCTCAAACCGACGGCAAGCAGGTATCGATTGCCGACCTGATTGTGCTAGGGGGTAATGCCGGCATCGAAGAGGCCGCGCGCAACGCCGGCCGCGAGGTGGCGGTAACGTTCGCGCCCGGCCGCACGGATGCCTCGCAGGAGCAGACCGACGTGGCCTCGTTTCGGGCCCTCGAGCCGGCCGCCGACGGGTTTCGCAATTACCTCAAGTCGCATCACAAAGCTTCAGCTGAGGAAATGCTGGTTGACAAAGCTCAACTGCTTACGCTCACCGCGCCCGAGCTGACGGTATTGTTCGGAGGTTTACGGGCCATCAACATCAACTTTGATCAGTCGCAGCACGGCGTCTTTACTGATCGGCCGGGCGCTCTAACCAACGACTATTTCATCAACCTGCTCGACATGGGCACTACCTGGAAAAGCACGTCGGACGCGCAGACGACCTTCGAGGGCCGTGATCGTAAGACCGGCGTCGTAAAATGGACTGGCACCCGCGTAGATCTGATTTTCGGCTCTAACTCCGAGTTGCGGGCCTTGGCCGAAGTGTACGGCTATGCGAATGCCAGGGAGAAGTTCGTCCGTGATTTTGTGGCCGTATGGACCAAACTAATGAACCTTGGCCGCTTCGATTTAGCCTAA
- a CDS encoding SMP-30/gluconolactonase/LRE family protein: protein MDQPFLLCLLGVASLALAHVAPARAQRRPPVYPTLGSVIPDKAAMSQLVAPDAKIEVLASGFTWLEGPVWSKQHGALLFSHAPQNVIYRWKEGEPLAEHLKPAGYTGLGTYSKESGSNGLAFDKQGQLVACEHGDRRISVLLKDGGKRTLADSYEGKRLNSPNDLVIKSNGDIFFTDPPYGLPEQEKDPRRELDFSGVYRIAKSGQITLVIQDLTRPNGLAFSPDEKTLYVTQSDPKRAVVMAYPVRENGSLGKGRVFFDATPLTSQFAGMPDGIKVDQQGNVFTTGPGGVHVLAPNGTHLGRIGLPVAVANLAWGDDGSTLYLTASNYLCRIRTLTKGASW, encoded by the coding sequence ATGGATCAGCCATTTCTGCTTTGCTTACTAGGTGTGGCCAGCTTGGCGCTGGCTCATGTTGCGCCAGCCCGCGCGCAACGCAGGCCGCCAGTGTATCCCACGCTGGGCAGCGTCATTCCCGACAAGGCAGCCATGAGTCAGTTGGTAGCCCCCGATGCTAAAATCGAAGTACTAGCGTCGGGTTTCACCTGGCTCGAGGGTCCGGTGTGGTCGAAGCAACATGGCGCCCTGCTGTTTTCTCACGCGCCACAAAACGTGATTTATCGCTGGAAAGAAGGCGAGCCACTGGCCGAACATCTCAAGCCCGCCGGCTATACAGGGCTGGGTACTTACAGTAAGGAATCGGGCAGCAATGGCCTTGCCTTCGATAAACAGGGCCAATTGGTAGCCTGCGAGCATGGCGACCGGCGCATATCCGTGCTGCTCAAAGACGGCGGCAAGCGTACCCTCGCCGACAGCTACGAAGGCAAGCGCCTGAACAGCCCCAATGATTTGGTCATCAAATCGAATGGTGACATCTTCTTCACCGATCCACCCTACGGCCTGCCCGAACAGGAAAAAGACCCACGGCGTGAGCTGGATTTCAGTGGCGTGTATCGCATAGCGAAGTCGGGGCAGATAACGCTAGTCATTCAGGACCTGACGCGCCCTAATGGCTTGGCTTTCTCTCCGGATGAGAAAACGCTGTACGTCACCCAATCAGATCCTAAAAGAGCAGTGGTAATGGCTTATCCGGTGCGAGAAAATGGCAGCTTAGGCAAAGGCCGCGTTTTTTTCGATGCCACGCCTCTCACCAGCCAATTCGCTGGCATGCCTGATGGAATTAAAGTAGATCAGCAAGGAAACGTATTTACTACTGGTCCCGGCGGCGTACACGTGTTAGCCCCCAATGGCACTCATTTGGGCCGCATCGGTCTGCCCGTTGCGGTTGCGAACTTGGCCTGGGGTGATGATGGGAGCACGCTCTACCTCACTGCCAGCAACTATTTGTGCCGCATCCGCACCCTTACCAAAGGAGCCAGCTGGTAA
- a CDS encoding SOS response-associated peptidase has product MCGRYTFISPAPVIEERFDARFTEEMPPNYNAAPSQQLPIITNSAPGQIQLVQWGLVPGWVKDIKTALKPINARAETLAEKPSFRQLLQRKRCLVLADSFYEWQQVAPPAGSKGKKAKVPHRILLRNEQPFAFAGLWDEWTDRETGEVLPTFTIITTEPNDLMAHLHNRMPVILPDRDAELAWLDDGVSAVDHQHLLRPYATELMQEYTVSTLVNSPGHNSPDVLAAA; this is encoded by the coding sequence ATGTGTGGCCGCTATACATTCATCTCGCCGGCTCCTGTTATTGAGGAGCGTTTTGATGCCCGGTTTACGGAAGAAATGCCCCCCAATTACAATGCGGCGCCTTCGCAGCAACTGCCCATTATTACCAACAGTGCTCCCGGCCAGATTCAGCTGGTGCAGTGGGGCTTGGTGCCGGGGTGGGTGAAAGACATTAAAACCGCGCTAAAACCTATAAATGCCCGCGCCGAGACACTGGCCGAGAAGCCATCGTTTCGGCAGCTGCTCCAACGTAAACGCTGCCTGGTGCTGGCCGACAGCTTTTATGAGTGGCAGCAAGTGGCGCCACCGGCCGGGAGCAAGGGCAAAAAGGCCAAGGTGCCTCACCGAATTCTGCTGCGCAACGAACAGCCTTTTGCTTTCGCTGGCCTCTGGGATGAATGGACCGACCGCGAAACGGGCGAAGTGCTGCCTACGTTCACCATTATCACCACGGAGCCGAACGACCTGATGGCCCACTTGCACAACCGCATGCCCGTGATACTGCCCGATCGGGACGCGGAGTTGGCCTGGCTCGACGATGGCGTGTCGGCAGTGGACCACCAGCACTTGCTCCGCCCATATGCCACCGAACTGATGCAGGAGTACACGGTTAGCACACTCGTCAACTCGCCTGGGCATAACTCCCCTGATGTACTGGCTGCTGCTTAA
- a CDS encoding S1 family peptidase → MKTEADYYALFDAYQSGQLPSEEQAALERRLAAEPDLAQQLADFNELTATLHGYGRRLTTRRKLRAMQAALDVEKAATEAIIETGHSTMPVMRISRTEQHLREFWSSHRATIAVAASVAILAVFATLLGLEMWRTAQQKPSLYGYTVLRREVERIKRNQRAMNKALTLMDEPRPTEEANPGKFSGTGFALTTDGYLVTSYHVIQGADSVLIESRDRQRFRAEPVFSDVAHDLAILRITDPKFNGFGRLPYSFKRGLAELGERVYTLGYPREDLVFNDGSLSARSGFEGDTGFYQISIPVNPGNSGGPLLDDRGNLIGIISGRQTDVQSAAFATKSSYLMRLVDSLATAKPAQLYNLPRFNQLTGNTRPQQLRKLQDFVFVVKVYE, encoded by the coding sequence ATGAAAACTGAAGCTGATTACTACGCTTTATTTGACGCTTACCAGAGCGGACAGCTGCCTTCCGAGGAGCAGGCTGCCCTGGAGCGCCGCTTGGCCGCCGAACCGGATTTAGCCCAGCAGCTTGCTGATTTCAACGAGCTGACCGCTACGCTCCATGGCTACGGCCGGCGCCTGACTACGCGGCGTAAGCTACGGGCCATGCAGGCTGCACTTGATGTAGAGAAAGCCGCCACGGAAGCCATTATCGAAACAGGTCACTCTACCATGCCGGTCATGCGCATTTCGCGCACGGAGCAGCACCTGCGGGAGTTCTGGAGCAGCCATCGCGCCACCATCGCGGTAGCGGCTTCGGTCGCTATACTGGCAGTATTCGCCACCTTGCTTGGTCTGGAAATGTGGCGCACCGCTCAGCAAAAGCCCTCGCTTTACGGCTACACGGTGCTGCGGCGCGAAGTAGAACGCATCAAGCGCAACCAGCGCGCAATGAACAAGGCCCTCACCTTGATGGATGAGCCGCGCCCCACTGAGGAAGCCAATCCGGGTAAATTCAGCGGAACGGGCTTCGCCCTCACTACCGATGGCTACTTGGTAACCAGCTACCACGTAATCCAAGGAGCCGATTCGGTCCTGATTGAGAGCCGCGACCGGCAGCGCTTCCGCGCCGAGCCTGTTTTCTCCGACGTAGCCCACGACTTGGCTATTTTGCGTATCACCGACCCAAAGTTTAATGGCTTTGGTCGCTTGCCATATTCCTTCAAGCGTGGTTTAGCTGAATTGGGCGAGCGAGTATACACCCTGGGGTATCCGCGTGAGGATCTGGTGTTTAATGATGGTTCATTGAGCGCCCGCTCAGGCTTTGAAGGTGATACCGGGTTTTATCAGATTTCTATTCCCGTGAATCCGGGCAACAGCGGCGGTCCGCTGCTCGATGATCGGGGCAATTTGATCGGTATCATCAGTGGTCGGCAGACGGATGTGCAAAGCGCCGCTTTTGCCACCAAGTCATCTTACTTAATGCGCTTAGTCGATTCGCTGGCCACAGCGAAGCCTGCTCAGCTGTATAACTTACCTCGATTCAACCAGTTGACTGGCAATACGCGTCCGCAACAGCTGCGGAAGCTACAGGACTTTGTTTTCGTAGTGAAGGTCTACGAATAA
- a CDS encoding RNA polymerase sigma factor, which translates to MGKGQPSYTDEEFVAAIQDGDDRALAQLYRLHLPMISHLVLQNSGTEDEAKDVYQEGVMVFYEKVREGSLELSCQIKTYLYAVCRRLWLKRLAEKNRFGGRLEDHEPYLETGAEADVDQAEERDQRFATMAEALNHLGEPCRSLLEGFYLQEKSMQQLTAEFGYTNADNAKNQKYKCLVRLKKLFFTHYKEEESF; encoded by the coding sequence ATGGGTAAGGGTCAACCTTCCTACACTGATGAAGAGTTCGTGGCTGCCATTCAGGACGGCGACGATCGGGCATTGGCACAACTTTACCGCCTGCATCTGCCCATGATTTCGCACTTGGTGCTGCAAAATAGTGGCACCGAGGACGAGGCCAAGGACGTGTATCAGGAGGGCGTAATGGTGTTTTATGAAAAGGTGCGCGAGGGCTCTTTGGAGCTGAGCTGCCAGATCAAAACCTACCTCTACGCGGTGTGTCGGCGACTGTGGCTCAAACGGTTGGCTGAGAAAAACCGTTTTGGCGGTCGTCTCGAAGACCATGAGCCCTACCTCGAAACCGGTGCGGAAGCGGATGTCGACCAGGCGGAAGAGCGCGACCAGCGCTTCGCTACGATGGCCGAAGCCCTCAACCACTTGGGAGAGCCTTGCCGGTCGCTGCTTGAAGGTTTTTACCTGCAGGAGAAATCCATGCAGCAACTCACGGCTGAGTTTGGCTATACAAATGCCGACAACGCCAAAAATCAAAAATACAAGTGCCTAGTGCGTCTTAAAAAGCTGTTTTTCACCCATTATAAGGAAGAAGAATCTTTTTAG
- a CDS encoding DUF4175 family protein: protein MTPTTQAAVAPSLVASPALRAEWLRYALRRTGALLLPIVAGGILLAVIARYWPVPVWAIGGVALLLAAYALIQLRRFWNPDLAPIARQLDRRFAQLEDSTGLLLRESSELNLLESLQHQRVSSRLQELQAAKKTLLPFDVRPALGVAGLLLALAGAAWWLRPTSQAIAPTAAPAVALNFPEEKLSPAAQAAPRVADTRINVMPPAYTRRPATSAAMASFRCPSGSRVRWTVRVNRAADAPPQLELGTRRVAFRAMPGQANTFVAEQVLTASVLYRVRFAGKASDDYAIDVQPDQAPVVQIQNPKPYTLIEFGDKPQIAIRVALRDDYGLSRARLVATVAQGQGEAVKFTEVVTDLSGSLRGQPAQATATHLLSLPKLGLTYGDEVYFYVQAWDNARGSTRSDTYLVQWEDTAVVDGTSDLSLGVNVVPAYFRSQRQIIIDTEKLIAEQPRLPAATVAERGNNLGFDQKILRMRYGKFLGEEFEQGIGETATRPPAAKKEEDNPATAEQEQTTEPEEHSADDGHDHSGDKFPSATDVPGEAATAALMEPYMHLHDDSETADFLEPEVKAKLRGVLAQMWEAELRLRTSRLKEALPYEYRALRLLKQVQQQTRAYVKKSGFTPPVLPEATLRLTGEMGNAAAPRREQKITPPPTQPTVRTALRWLGATRRGQVAKPADALLLEQAGQALAQAALERPGAYLTALRDLRGLVADVRAGRSLRLELVPSVERALTGLLPAPPAAPTRVPTANPLAQRYFQELSR, encoded by the coding sequence ATGACACCCACTACCCAAGCTGCTGTAGCGCCTTCTTTGGTCGCCTCGCCCGCACTCAGGGCCGAGTGGCTCCGCTATGCTTTGCGCCGAACGGGCGCGCTGCTGTTGCCCATCGTGGCGGGGGGCATTTTGCTGGCGGTAATAGCCCGCTATTGGCCTGTACCGGTGTGGGCCATAGGAGGAGTTGCGCTGCTGTTGGCTGCTTACGCCCTTATTCAGCTACGGCGCTTTTGGAACCCTGACTTGGCGCCCATAGCGCGGCAACTCGACCGGCGTTTTGCGCAGTTGGAGGATAGCACTGGCCTATTGCTTCGCGAGTCGTCCGAATTAAATTTGCTTGAAAGCCTGCAGCATCAGCGGGTGAGTAGTCGCTTGCAGGAATTGCAAGCCGCGAAAAAGACATTGCTGCCGTTTGATGTTCGGCCGGCGCTGGGTGTTGCGGGGTTGCTACTTGCTCTGGCGGGAGCAGCGTGGTGGCTGCGGCCAACTTCGCAGGCCATAGCCCCAACTGCCGCTCCTGCCGTAGCGCTGAATTTTCCCGAAGAAAAGCTTAGCCCTGCTGCCCAAGCCGCGCCGCGGGTTGCTGATACGCGCATCAACGTGATGCCGCCAGCCTATACCCGCCGCCCTGCTACGAGCGCAGCCATGGCATCTTTCCGCTGTCCTAGTGGGTCGCGGGTGCGGTGGACGGTGCGCGTAAACCGAGCCGCCGACGCGCCGCCTCAACTAGAGCTAGGCACGCGGCGGGTGGCTTTTAGGGCTATGCCAGGGCAAGCCAACACCTTCGTGGCTGAGCAAGTATTGACGGCATCGGTGCTGTATCGGGTGCGGTTTGCGGGCAAAGCCTCCGATGACTATGCCATTGATGTGCAGCCTGACCAAGCGCCCGTAGTCCAGATTCAGAATCCGAAGCCATACACCCTTATCGAGTTTGGCGACAAGCCGCAAATAGCGATTCGGGTAGCGTTGCGCGACGATTACGGCTTGAGTCGGGCCCGTTTGGTAGCCACGGTTGCGCAAGGGCAGGGTGAAGCAGTGAAGTTTACGGAAGTCGTGACGGACTTAAGCGGCTCGCTGCGCGGACAGCCCGCGCAAGCTACTGCTACCCATCTGCTCAGCTTACCAAAGCTCGGTCTGACATATGGTGACGAAGTGTATTTCTACGTGCAAGCCTGGGACAACGCCCGGGGCAGCACCCGCTCCGACACCTACTTAGTGCAGTGGGAAGACACGGCCGTAGTTGATGGCACTTCCGACCTGTCGTTGGGGGTGAATGTGGTGCCAGCCTATTTTCGGAGCCAGCGCCAGATCATTATCGACACCGAAAAGCTGATTGCCGAGCAGCCGCGTCTGCCCGCCGCCACCGTTGCAGAGCGCGGCAATAACCTGGGTTTCGACCAGAAAATTCTGCGTATGCGCTACGGCAAGTTTCTGGGTGAAGAATTCGAACAAGGTATTGGCGAAACGGCCACTCGTCCGCCCGCAGCGAAAAAAGAGGAAGATAACCCCGCCACCGCCGAGCAAGAGCAAACCACCGAGCCGGAAGAGCACTCGGCCGACGATGGCCACGACCACAGCGGCGACAAGTTCCCCTCCGCCACTGACGTTCCCGGCGAGGCAGCCACGGCCGCCCTCATGGAACCCTATATGCACCTGCACGACGACAGCGAAACGGCTGACTTTCTGGAACCAGAGGTGAAGGCCAAGCTGCGCGGCGTGCTGGCTCAAATGTGGGAAGCGGAGTTGCGGCTGCGCACCAGTCGTTTGAAGGAAGCGTTGCCGTACGAGTACCGCGCCCTGCGCCTGCTCAAGCAAGTGCAACAGCAGACCCGTGCTTACGTCAAGAAATCGGGCTTTACGCCGCCGGTATTGCCGGAGGCTACGCTGCGGCTTACGGGCGAGATGGGCAATGCCGCCGCGCCGCGCCGGGAGCAGAAAATTACCCCCCCACCTACGCAACCAACCGTGCGCACCGCGTTGCGTTGGCTAGGGGCTACCCGCCGCGGCCAAGTCGCCAAACCCGCTGACGCCTTGCTACTTGAACAGGCAGGTCAAGCCTTGGCGCAAGCCGCGCTGGAGCGTCCGGGGGCCTACCTCACCGCCTTGCGTGACCTGCGTGGGCTGGTAGCCGATGTTCGCGCCGGCCGGTCCTTGCGTCTTGAGTTGGTACCATCCGTGGAGCGCGCGCTTACCGGTTTGCTGCCAGCCCCACCGGCAGCGCCTACACGGGTGCCGACTGCCAACCCGCTGGCCCAGCGGTATTTCCAGGAATTAAGCCGGTAA
- a CDS encoding BatA domain-containing protein has translation MFTLLTPSALLALLGLLVPLAIHLWNRRPGRTVQVGSVRWLAASANRRLRSLKLEQLLLLLLRAAVVAVLAVALAGPAWQRPAPPARGQVLVSPELLTSAALPNVRPLVDSLRRRGYEVSRLEKGLPSISAEEWTALVANPAASDSISYSTESSFLWARAAQAAQRFADRPVHLLTPAKLADLQGTRPNLPPNLTWQLIPTPDSGAWVQAAGLNGANKVRLLIGRSDEEKTTFQAVTVARPTTAGTLPVPGLPALRYETRANNQAAVHLVSDSVATPVQAPMRLRVYYTPDQAEDARYLAAALRAASSGLLVPPVITVSATAPSPSDSLTWVFWLSKAPMPAAWKLRVAEGLNWWQQAAGTGAAVAASFGPVGAETLIPILRRDTAAILPPAAAIWTDGSGQPVLSGRAEGRGQVYTLHTRLNPTWSGLPDSPELPALLLGLLQPPIPTPALARNDQRVVAPSQVQAAIQRSSNSAKKVPQKAVRPAPDTFTDLRAWAVLFAALLFGLERLLARQRPISSPLSPA, from the coding sequence TTGTTTACCCTTCTCACTCCATCTGCGTTGTTGGCTTTGCTGGGGCTGCTGGTGCCCTTGGCTATCCACCTTTGGAACCGGCGGCCGGGCCGCACGGTGCAGGTGGGCAGCGTGAGGTGGCTGGCAGCGTCGGCTAATAGGCGCCTGCGCAGCCTGAAGCTGGAGCAGCTGCTACTGCTGCTGTTGCGGGCCGCTGTAGTAGCAGTATTGGCGGTGGCATTAGCCGGACCTGCGTGGCAGCGGCCCGCGCCGCCGGCCCGTGGTCAGGTGTTGGTGAGCCCCGAACTGCTAACCTCCGCCGCGCTACCAAACGTACGTCCGCTAGTTGATTCGCTACGTCGCCGTGGGTACGAGGTAAGTCGTTTGGAGAAAGGCCTCCCATCAATTTCAGCGGAGGAGTGGACTGCACTGGTAGCGAATCCAGCGGCCTCTGACTCTATTAGCTATTCAACCGAATCAAGTTTTTTGTGGGCGCGCGCAGCCCAAGCCGCGCAGCGTTTTGCGGATCGGCCCGTGCATTTACTCACGCCAGCTAAGCTAGCAGACTTGCAAGGCACCCGCCCTAATTTGCCCCCCAACCTAACTTGGCAGCTTATCCCTACTCCTGATTCGGGTGCGTGGGTGCAAGCTGCGGGCCTTAACGGGGCAAATAAGGTACGTCTACTAATTGGGCGCAGCGATGAAGAAAAAACTACTTTTCAGGCGGTTACGGTGGCGCGGCCAACTACGGCTGGTACTCTGCCAGTGCCGGGCTTGCCCGCCTTGCGGTATGAAACACGTGCTAACAATCAGGCGGCTGTGCACCTCGTATCTGATTCCGTAGCTACACCTGTGCAGGCCCCTATGCGTCTGCGCGTGTATTATACCCCAGACCAGGCCGAGGATGCGCGCTACTTAGCAGCGGCGTTACGAGCGGCGAGTAGTGGCCTGTTAGTGCCGCCAGTCATTACCGTTTCGGCCACCGCGCCCTCCCCTTCCGACTCACTGACTTGGGTTTTCTGGCTGAGCAAAGCGCCTATGCCAGCCGCGTGGAAACTGCGCGTGGCCGAAGGGCTGAACTGGTGGCAACAGGCAGCAGGAACAGGCGCCGCCGTTGCGGCCTCATTTGGACCTGTTGGAGCAGAGACCCTTATTCCGATTTTGCGCCGTGATACGGCCGCTATTTTGCCCCCCGCCGCTGCTATTTGGACGGATGGCTCAGGCCAGCCCGTACTGTCGGGGCGGGCAGAAGGGCGCGGCCAAGTATACACGCTGCACACGCGCTTGAATCCAACGTGGAGTGGCCTTCCGGATAGTCCAGAATTGCCGGCCTTGCTGCTTGGGCTGCTACAGCCACCTATACCAACTCCTGCTTTGGCCCGTAATGACCAACGGGTAGTTGCCCCGAGCCAAGTTCAGGCAGCCATTCAGCGTAGCTCAAACTCTGCCAAGAAAGTCCCCCAGAAAGCAGTTCGACCAGCTCCTGACACATTCACTGATTTGCGGGCTTGGGCGGTACTCTTCGCCGCGTTGCTCTTTGGTTTGGAGCGCCTGCTGGCCCGGCAGCGCCCCATTTCTTCCCCCCTTTCTCCCGCATGA